The DNA sequence GATGCTGTGCGACGATTTTGTTATATcactactgtatgtatgtgagaCGATTTTGTTATATcactactgtatgtatgtgaggAATTTAGATTTATTGTTCCTGTGAAATGTATAAAACCCACCACAGTGTAACAAAGTGTGACTGTGATGCACGTTTGTCACATTCTTAGTGTGAACAGCAGCGTTCTCACCTCTGTCACAAAGTTTGTGGTCGCGTTGCTGAGCGTCTTCAGCATGGGTGTGGCCTCGGCGTAGAACAGAGACATCCTGTTGGCCATCTCGTTGTTGACTTCACTCTCAATATCCAACTGTCAGTGCAGAAACACACGACTCACATTAACTGGAGGTGTCAGCGTAGGAGAGTTCATTATTTGGTTTTACATGAACTGTTATTTGAACAGTTGAACAGGTATTCCAGTTTTAATGCTTCGGTGTCTGATAAAATGTGAGTCTGGCCTTTTCTGGAGTCTGAtgtgacataaataaaaaaaaaccacagtTGTCCTTTCTTGTATGATTAGACTGGGAGAGTCAGATATAAATATGTGGATTTGTCCCCCTTTACTGCCAACTATGCAGATgtgaatcaatatttttattttccggAACAACTCACATTCATGTTGTTTATCCGGTTTCGACTGATGGTTCTTCTGTAGTAGCTGAAGTCATTCTGGATGGCAGGAATTCTCAtctgatggaaaacaacaaaacagtcgATACGTTTAACCACCGCTGTTaaagaaacatgtttgataCAGTATGTGGCACTCAGTAAAGTAAAAGCGTGACAGCGAGCGTTTCAGACCTTGAGCTCATCAAAGCGGAGAGTGAAGTGGAGGATCTCGGCGAACTGTTTGGCCAGTGCCTGCTCCTTCTCCAGGTGCTGAGTGGGTGTGTGGGGTGGACATGTCAGGCACTCCAACAAACTCTTCAGAGCCTCCTCTGCAGACACACGCAGACAGACGTCAGGTGTTGTATCGGTGTCGGGTCTCCAATTCAAAATTTCTCTACATTTATCTTGTTATATATTAAGTTCTTATAGGACTAAATAATTAACAACAATGTTACAGCCTCCTATGAGAAATATTATTCATGTCTCCACCCAGTTACTGCACaaaatcaagcgcacctgcagagcagccgccccacactaaactgatataacaacCTACATGACCCTCATAAGtaagacttgtgttttaatgctgtcaagagaaataaaaagtatcCTGGTGTAAGTTTAATTATAAAATCCAAGCGCAGCACAGCGTCTCTCCTGCCAAGCTGCTGACGGCGCTGTCAGCCGAAGAGACGACCACACCGGACGGCGGAGGAGGAGACGGTAGAGACGCTGGTacatgtctgtttaaacagtgacttcactgagctgagagctctgagcaggaaacacagtcactctgcgtcgctctgtttccatcacttaTGCATTTAGGCCATTTAGAGAACAGAATCTGTAAAGCCCGTCATGCTCTCACCCTGCGTTAGTCTGTGTATAATGACACAGCTAAAAAACCCAGAACGATTCGCTGACAAAACGCGAGTCGACTCAGCAACATTTACTGCAGACAACCAAATGTTCCAGTCATATGACGGGATTTCCCAGACTTCCTAATCACAAATTTTCAAATTAGTTGAACATCCTCTATGGCTGAAATTAGGGAAGCTAAATCTCCAAAGTCACATCTTTaattttaactttcattttctgCATATGAGGTACGTTTTCTCCTAAATCCTAAGAAAACACAAGTCAGCACTCTCACTTTGACCATGATGTGCTCTGTtcactgaaaatacaaaaaaattcaacatcaaacaaaacatttttttgttcaacACTGAGACATTCACACACCTAGTCTGAGAGAGAAACTGTAGAACTTCTTCAGCTTGATGACAAGCGGGCAGACGGAGTTCCAGGCTCGCTCCTGCAGCGTGTGGTCGCTGGGGTTTTGAATAGCCTAAAAAGAACgcaaacagcagagccacatcAGAAAACAACCATGATGAAGGACGTAATGATCAACCAGCGAGTTCACCACAAACTCTTCTGGCTAGTCATGCATTTCAGTGCAACATGATGTTAGttcaacttttattttatcctcTGGAGTGCAAACAGTGCAGCTGGTTTTACATGTTGAAACTTTGTGTAGTTCTAAATCATCAGATGTGGAAGTGAAGTGGATTTCTGTCAGTGTTCCTTACATCTCTGATCTCTTGACCGGCTCCTTTGTACGCCTGCAGGCCCGACAGGATGCTCTCAGAGTCCTGGAGGACTGAGTTCACCTGGTTCCACACCTCACGCTCTCCTTCTGTCGGCTGTGCATCTaacgcacaaacacacgcacacaatagTTAGCTTACAGTCAATatcaatacaaatacatttgaaaacttgCCTTTTCACATCAAGAATCTATTTGCAAATGATTCTTAGGTGCACAAAGATTAAAGTGTAGCAGATTTAATCTTCTAGTCTAAGTTTTACACTGTGACTTGATGTGAAACGGctttaattcaataaataataatgacattttgtaTTAAATCACCATGAAACACTCACTCGGGGAACAAGCGCATTTGTGTGCTGAATGTTTCTGTCACTAAAAAAGTAGCTCATTGAAGTTTGTTCGTTTCTGTTTTGAactcttttatttaaaaaagacgagTACAAAAACATTCAGCGTGATTAAATGTGTTCGGGTCAAAGCTTACAGCGTTATTTCACTTGTAAGCAAACATTTTTAGCTTTCAGCGCATACGGCGTTTCCACATGTCACTTGACGAGTCAGCCGACCAAAACGTACTGCCTTGGGCATCCAGAGTGATGCCGTTATTTGAGATGCAAACCTCAAATGTTAGATGTCTGCTAAAAACATTATCAGAACTACACTGATAAGACTGGAGCAGAGTGCATTACTGAATCCTGCTTTCAGCTCTCAAAGTAGTCACGATTCCCTGTTTTCAACAATAAAGAAGCTTAAACACTAGATGCATTCAAAGCAGCAATATTTGAAGGCTGACTGTAAGAGAACTAGTGTGGAGGTGTAATATGTGCTGGAAACTGTAAATGTTCTActacagtgaaatattttggaGCAAGCTCTTAGATAGACATGGAGCTACAGTAGAACCTGGTTTATGAGGTGAATAATGACATGTTTTCAATAATCAGAGCATTTTGTTTTATAGGaatgatttcatgttttgtATAGATTCGTTTTTGGAGGTCTATAGTTCACATACACCTAATTCTACTGCACTCTGCCATgcctgcagcctgcagacaggttgaatgttttgtttcatatttcctGCTTTGTTACAGCAAGAATACACTGAATATGCCTCGGTAAGGAGAGGCCGTAAATCTCCCATAAGCTTGGCTTGCTTCATTGTTCAGGAAATATTTTATTACGCGAGCAAATGCGCGCTctgaaatacaataaataatgataCGCTTTCTGCAGAAAACTTCTCCGATAACAAGCTTTTGGCTATCGTGACCACAGAGAGTCAAACTCTACAAGACTTTAACTCTACGAGCTGCTCTAAATATAGAGCATCACTGACATTAAAAAACTCTGTGTGTCTGGGGCCTGTTTTGCATTTCAAAACCCTTCCACTCCCATCATTTCCTCTTTGCTGAATAAACAAAGCCTGAGGTCGGCTACATTGTGAGTGTGGCTGAAATGCCACTGTGGAGGCgtattgtgtttctttttctgtgggaggttttagaaaaaaaaaaaaaaaaaaaaaaggacaaagaagATTTATTTGCTGTGTTAAAAATTGAGCTAATTGTCTATTTTATGTGAATATTAGGAAGAAGAACAGTAATTTAGTTGATTTAATATTCATCATACTCTATTCAATgctattttctgtctttgtttactGATGATAAGAACTAATATTGACTATATAATGAAATCATAGCTTTAACTATAGATGGTATTATGCAGGAAGGGAAACAAACATGATGTTAGACACAATATACATGCGACTTGATCAATAATGTGTTAGTACACACATTGTGCCACATGTGAGAGATGTTTCGGTTGATACTTATCATTagtacacatgcatgcagatgAGTTAGTAAAAGCAGACAGCAAAGGTCAAGGGTCAGCTCTATTTTTTAATTCAAGTTGGCATGAAGTGAATGGATTTTTAAAACCATATTGAAATCAATCATGAATTATAATAATAGCAGCCTTCAGGAGGAGGTGATAGACATTCAGAGGAGGATGGTTGACTGTTCAATAGTTGAATAGGCTGACCCCTGACTAGTCAGAGCAGCTAAAGAGAggttaaaggaaaaatgaatTTGGGATTTGGAGGGGGGAGAAGGGGAGAAGGGGAGAAGGggagaggagggtgggggggtgttgGCCTAGCAGGAAGACAGGCATAAGCTGTGCTCACTTTCAAAGTCAAGGAAAAAGTTTGGCCCCTGTTCAAGCTCTGTGCAAGTGAGCACTTTTAACAGATTCCCCATTTGGTTTCtgcaagagagaaaataaaaaaaaaaggcaagagacagaaagacagacagagagagagagagagagagagagacacagagagagaaaggaaagaaaaagtacGTGTGATGTTAAAAAGTCATCAATAAGTTATTCGAACAGAGACGGGAGAAACGGCAGCAGATCGGAGCTGAAAGAGCAGGAGGTCATGACCGaaggggaaagaaaaggaaaggtgaaaaagcaaaaaaggagaaaaagagagagagaggagcataAGCGGACTCCTTCATGGCTCCGTCATCGAGAGCAgagagacctgctgatagaaaGGAAACAGCTGAGCGGGTTCCACCTTtatccccccctcctcctccccctcctcctcctcctcctcctcctcctcccctcatctctctctctctctccatcttgtCTCTCTTTGTTCCGCTGCTCCGCCAGACTTACTTTCAAAGTCCAGGAAAAAGTGTGGATAGTTCTCTATTTCCCTTGTTAGGACTTTTAGCAGGTTACCCATTCCAGCAAACCTGATGGTCAAAATAcagtggtaaaaaaaagacatcaatacaaacatttttacaaaaaaaatacaaggatGGTGTAGTTTACTTGTGACATAACAGAGACAGTCATGATAACTTAAAGCAAGTTTATCACCCAAATATGACTCCAACTCAACAGAGGTTGTTTCTATTTGTTTTGACGTTCAGTTTTCAAATGGATGTGTAGTGTAGCTGTTCTGGAtgtggtcgtgtgtgtgtgtgtgtgtgtttctgactcTACATGCAAATATTTGCAGCAAAGCAAACCGCAAGTCAAATGATTCAACTGTCACTATATTTGTCAcgagaaactaaaaaaaaaaacacaacacacaacgcCTGTTTCAGGCCACGATTGTCTACTTGCATCACTGTAAGAGacacaagaaaaatacaacacagttcatgttttttcagatataaaagctgcaaatgtgtgatttttttttttggagaaaatTTCAAATAGGAGACAAAGACAGTCGATGCTTTCAGCTGCAGGGAAGTTTTGTCTTAGCTGCAAATATCTGCAGTTACTCCAGAGTGAGATGATTAACTGCGACGTACTTCAACTATGACCCTGTCTAAACACTGGAACACAGTTAGGAGGCTCATGATTTGCGTTTATATTGCACATAAAGTGCAATGATTTTGACCCATGACATCTTAAACAAATCCTCTCATttcaaagtaaacaaaatatttttaattgtgatttgcatgtttttttttaatcaacaatgaacattttctcatttcaaaagtGAGGCTCCCTACTTTGTCTGCACATTGTACACgtgagtgtgtatgttgtgtgtttcaTGGTCAGTAAAAAAGGCTGAGAAAGCAAAAATATTCTTCCACCCTCACTGGACAAAGCCGTTGAGGTTCTGAACCAGTTTtcttggccttttttttttttttttgctctttgctTTTCTAAAACGTGGCCAAACACAGGGATGTAGTCCTAAATAGCAGTTACACTCTATAAAGATTTTATTGGAGGCAAAAGGCAGAAGGTAGGTAGCAATTTCCAGTGAGGAGTCTACCTCCCTCAGTCGTGGAGGGTGGTCACAAACTCTGTAATCACAGCAGGCCTTAAACTTACAGTAGCATAACATGAGGCCACGATTACGGTAAAAGAAAAGGAACTGGGAGTAGTATAACACAGCCAGGCTCAAAGGATTCCAGACAGGACGTTAACGGTGAGTGGGAAATAAAAGTTGTTATCTAAACGTcttctgcaaaaaaaatcaaatccagATGaactataaaaacattttagagtgGGTCTATATAGGACACGTAGCTGCATATTTATAAAACGCCTTCGTACTGTACAGTGAAAGTGTAAAAGCACACAGGCTTTTCTTCTCGCACACAGAGATCCAAGTTCCCTCCCCGACTTAAGTCATAGTGTGAAGTGACAACAAAAGAGACACTGTGCTGCAGTGTGCACATGATAATCACACCGCATTTCTCTGCACAGCCTCCAGCAGGCTGTTGACTATTTTTCAATCATGCTATTCATTCCTCATATCGCGCTCCCTCATACATTCCTCCATAAGTGACAATCTTGGGTAAAAACAGCCTCCTTACTGCTTCCTGCTGTAACATATTTGATCCTAGGAAAATTAGAAACCTTATAATGCGTCTGATTATCATGCAGATTTCATGCAGCCATGATGAAATCACGCTGATTAACTACGAGGTTGCACCAGCAGGGGGCGGTGCTGGTTTAGGTTTCACTAACAGGGACAGGAGCTGGATTGAAATGGTGTCATGTTGGTACATGTGCTGCGGTAGTCAGTCTGCAGCCAGATTTTTCCAGACGAACCCTTAACCTGCGGCTAAAACAAGTTCCTCAGGAGTCTCACTCGCCTTAATCTCAAGCCAAACACTGGTTATGCTACCCTCGGGTACCAGTTACAGGTGTCAGTTTAACCGCCAAAACTGACCGCCAGTTTATCACGGATAACTGTTCAAGGACTTCTCAGCAACATCTAAAGGGGAAACCGAAGACCATGTGATGATAGAGGTCTGGTTAatataaaaccaataaaagaaATATCAGCTTTGAGAAACATTCATTACAGTAAGTGTGTCACTTTAGAAGCTTTTAAGTAATCCCTAAAGGAAAATCTTTCACACTGTTGAATATGATTCATTTATCATTTCCCACACCGCAGCAGAATCACGTTTTACAACCTCAATAGAACAAATTTATAGCTTTGAAtctttgaatgtgtgtttgcatattaaCATTAGCTTGTGAGCCAACTAGATTGTGAACACCAGGGGAGTGTCGATGATTGCAGTGAGGTCATACAAAAATGTAgctgcattgcattctggtATGTTAAAGCTACTGTTCATGAAGAAAGTCATAATTCAGAGCAACACTTTGACCAGACAAGAGCCTTTGATATCTGTGTCTCCAGATgtggaagaaagagaaagcaataaaaaaaaaaaaaaaagaagtttccAACTTTTccacggagaaaaaaaaatgtaagataCATTTTCAGAACATTAAAGATAAAggacaaaacatgacataaaTCAAGCTAACACTATGGATGACAGTAAGACTTAACAAGGAGAATGAtacatgcagcagctgttttctagTGCAGCTGCAAGGTACAAAAGTCAAGACGAACTCTATAGTTTATCACAAAGTCTCTGCAGAGTAGGAACTTGACTCACAAGCAATCTGACCAGAATTCTTAAAGTCCGTAAGTAAAACAAGccgaagtgtgtgtgtgccaattCAAGCCTGCAATAAAACCCTGCGACAGTTAACTTGCAGTTAAGTGTGTGCTTTATTTCCCCCCTGAGGTAAACAAACCAGCTCCAGCAGCCTTCTCTACTATTTCTCGTCTCTCGTGAAGCCAAGACGGAAATGAAACAAATAGGCAGGCCTCCACCCCAAACAAGCTGAAGATATAGCGTACGCTCGGAGGAAAGTGCacgcagtaaaaaaaaaaaaaaaaaaaaagacggcATGAACTGTGAATAGTGAGTGACATCATGAGAacagttgggttttttttccctgtctGAGTGAACTACATCTGTGTCAGCCTCTTTATGCTACTTgggtcaaaaaaaaagaagaagcaaaacacagcaaacacacaatttCCTGCGTGAACGTCACAACAAAGTTTTCACAGCAGAGTCGACACAGCGGcgcaggtgtaactaataacctTAATGATCGCTCTGTTCCATTAAGAGTCCCCCGTAAGCCATAACACCCGAATTAAACGcatttgttattgattaatgtAACTGatcacacctgtgctttttcaaaaaaacgtctgttgtgaaaaaggtTTATAGTGAACAATAAAGCACAGACTTTGGTAATGCTTCTGTGAAAGCCTTGAATCTATCTCACAGAGAGCTTTCTAAATGCATTAAATATTCCACATAAACTCTCACGAGTTGTCATGTTTAGTCCATCTTTCATATCTCGCTCATGAATTCTTTATTAATACTCTTGATAACATGTCAGGCACATGGTTTAAAAAGGGCTCATCATTTGACCTAGCTTCAAAACCCTCCTTCTGACCGAACACAGGTCAGGAGGAGGGATGGTAGTTTCATTTAATGCTATTATCAGCCTTCGACTACtcactaaacaaaaaaaaaaacaaaaaaaaagggtgaGAGAACCAGAGCGACCTGAGTGACTGAGCGAGAGACCGCATGGACTGACCTGAAAGCTTAACCTCATTTGGTACTTATGTAATTCTGTGTCATTCAGTGGTTTAACAGTAGTGTTTATTGAGCTACAGTTGCACACTGCAGTCTTTGAATGGTatctacaaaaaaacaaacaaaaaacctgtGACCGTTTTGTATGAATCAAACTAGGCCTTCAACCCACACCCAGTTAACACCTTCGCCCAAGATAACAAGCAGACCGACTGACTGTTAGTATCTACTGAGCTTCACAGAGCCATAAACTGctcccagacacacacacacacacacaaggttttACCGTCTTTAGTCTTCAGTCTTAATACCAGACAGGGAAGGAAAAACTACTCAGGGAATTTTCTCGTCTGCTCGGTTCCTCTTTCACAACCACTTATCTATATGGCCTGGACTGAAAGCGTGGAAACTTTGACTTTTCCCTTTCCCATAGCATCAACCGCTGGCTGACATGGGTTCGATTAAAGGGGAATAGCACGTAAAGGATACCATATAAAGAGATACTTTTGTGAAAAAGACACTGACGgtgcaactaaaaaaaaaaaaaaaattatgaattaCATACATATTTCCCTTTATGTCGCTCTCTACAAGAAGACCTGATGAGAAAAGTTTGGAACTACTAATCCAACTTTTAACATGCAAAATGAATTGAAAGTTTCAAATGGAACTTAATATTATCCTGTCAGTCAACTTGTCAGTGTTGATCAATGACCAATGCCTTTCCATTACACTTGTATGGTGCCACAAATTGTTCTCAGTGACAGAAACTGACAGTGAGACCCGCTGTCCTCTTTTAACCTCAATTTAAAACCTCttgcttcaaaaaaaaaaaaaaaaaaagtgcctaTGAAGCTGTGCTGCAGGTTATTTGTGCTTTATAATTAAAGCAAGCACCGAGTGCTTTAAATGCATAGAGCGCCATGTTGAGTGCCACGTTTAAATTGCCTTCCTCTGCTTTCTGGAATTTGGAAACAACCTCTGTTGAGAGAGAAATCATGTTGTGAGCTGACAGACAAACCAAATGGTATATCGTATTACTACAACATTTAATACTGGTCTTCTATGTGAAAGGTAGAAATCATTTAAAGTAGCAGATTATCAGACGCCAACAGTATTTTAACATCTAATCTGAGTGTTATAAACCTACAAACCAACTATGTGGACAGAGAAGCATCAAAGTGTTTGAATACCAGAATTTCTGGATGAGGAACATTTTTCTTCGCAAAAGACAAACCCAAACCCAAAATTGTGTAACATTtaagcaaaaacacattttgttatCATTTCTGCAGTGAGAAAAGCAGCTCTAAACATGCACAAGCTAAACAACTGTTGTGCTCATGAtattcttgttttcatttaccAGTGTGACATGGTATTTGACATCTGCAGGCTTCAGCCCTTTTTTCACTGATACAAAAATGCTCATTTAAATCCTCAAGAAAAGCTTGTAAAGTCACAGAATTATGTTTAATCTTCTGTGGAAGCAGTGGAAGTTGTTGCAAACTTTTAACTGTATGATGTGTATATCTTTGGGTACCTTATGTGGGAAAGTTATGGAAGTTTTGGGAACCATAAAGAGACATTTAAGAGCCTTGAGGACGAGCAGTTCAACAGCCTCTGAGGGAGAAAGTTTTGCACTAACAAGTGCAGGCTAATCCCCGTTGTAATCATCTACATCGTAGCATTGTTGTTGGGCTGATGTGCTTACAGTGCAGTCTTACTGAAACATGAATGTACTAGCCCGAAAACatgttctgctctgttctgtgtgtgtgtgtgtgtgtgtgtgtgtgtgtgtgtgtgtgtttgttttatgtacCTTCTCTGGTGGAGGACCTCGGGTTGCTGTCTATATCATCcgctttctctttgtctctgaaagaagagagaaaa is a window from the Thunnus thynnus chromosome 18, fThuThy2.1, whole genome shotgun sequence genome containing:
- the fam49a gene encoding CYFIP-related Rac1 interactor A isoform X1, with translation MGNLLKVLTCTELEQGPNFFLDFENAQPTEGEREVWNQVNSVLQDSESILSGLQAYKGAGQEIRDAIQNPSDHTLQERAWNSVCPLVIKLKKFYSFSLRLEEALKSLLECLTCPPHTPTQHLEKEQALAKQFAEILHFTLRFDELKMRIPAIQNDFSYYRRTISRNRINNMNLDIESEVNNEMANRMSLFYAEATPMLKTLSNATTNFVTENKTLPLENTTDCLSTMASVCKVMLETPEYSSRFSSEDTLLFCMRVMVGVIILYDHVHPNGAFNKSSKIDMKGCIKVLKDQPADNVEGLLNALKFTTKHLNDESTPKNIRTMLQ
- the fam49a gene encoding CYFIP-related Rac1 interactor A isoform X2, with the translated sequence MGNLLKVLTREIENYPHFFLDFENAQPTEGEREVWNQVNSVLQDSESILSGLQAYKGAGQEIRDAIQNPSDHTLQERAWNSVCPLVIKLKKFYSFSLRLEEALKSLLECLTCPPHTPTQHLEKEQALAKQFAEILHFTLRFDELKMRIPAIQNDFSYYRRTISRNRINNMNLDIESEVNNEMANRMSLFYAEATPMLKTLSNATTNFVTENKTLPLENTTDCLSTMASVCKVMLETPEYSSRFSSEDTLLFCMRVMVGVIILYDHVHPNGAFNKSSKIDMKGCIKVLKDQPADNVEGLLNALKFTTKHLNDESTPKNIRTMLQ